From Corvus moneduloides isolate bCorMon1 chromosome 2, bCorMon1.pri, whole genome shotgun sequence, one genomic window encodes:
- the LOC116440223 gene encoding endogenous retrovirus group 3 member 1 Env polyprotein-like: protein MVPLIFNKANPKLTMSFQKPKIAEEPSEGGKPKGRTKGAKMTSPTSRGSPNANNSSWVCLKGKVSNTLILNVICLWVLWLPFTQAADSRCNRCYKTVYQAEGSSFQIRHFFRAHTYVNLSCYNITELSTCSEKGHKYWIGRNIGTQKQKQKGECPSQDDWLCFNFRYITRTEDLLKRKTYDTDLIQEVVIEEKEKQKENNPLVSRKNLFIDLAERIGQQLNLTNCWVCGGTLESESWPWRGVSLGPPDLLRLSNLSHTTRHDNETWLLSNTVIGEECIWRKGRKFLKEVGETICKRYLVTDGQRHWWIPQEPDVFWSAEKIKNKNCVLNSVKKLWQCWDQGNPYSVLPQISKYWITAASIQPHFWEAPQDLYWICGNRAYSSLPPRWKGSCTLGAIQPNFFLLAENAGAHLGIPLYDELTRTKRHVIGGTQRWGEEEWPAERILETYGPATWHRMGAGSTKLPSIC from the coding sequence ATGGTACCTTTAATCTTTAACAAGGCCAACCCTAAATTAACCATGAGTTTCCAGAAGCCTAAAATCGCTGAAGAACCATCTGAAGGTGGAAAGCCTAAAGGAAGGACTAAAGGAGCAAAGATGACAAGCCCCACCAGCAGAGGCAGCCCAAATGCTAACAACTCCTCCTGGGTCTGCCTAAAAGGGAAAGTGAGCAATACCCTGATATTAAATGTCATCTGTCTCTGGGTCCTCTGGCTCCCCTTCACTCAGGCAGCCGACAGCCGCTGTAACAGATGTTACAAGACTGTGTATCAGGCGGAAGGAAGCTCATTCCAAATTCGACACTTCTTCCGAGCACATACTTACGTTAATCTATCCTGTTACAACATAACAGAGTTAAGTACCTGCTCAGAAAAAGGTCACAAGTATTGGATTGGCAGAAACATTGGCACccaaaaacagaaacagaagggaGAGTGCCCCTCCCAAGATGATTGGCTTTGTTTCAATTTTAGATACATAACCAGGACAGAAGatttgctaaaaagaaagacCTATGACACCGACCTGATCCAGGAGGTGGTcatagaagaaaaggaaaaacaaaaagaaaacaatcctTTGGTGTCAAGGAAAAACTTATTTATTGACCTGGCAGAAAGGATTGGACAACAACTAAATTTGACAAATTGCTGGGTGTGTGGAGGAACTTTAGAATCAGAAAGTTGGCCTTGGCGGGGAGTCAGTCTTGGACCCCCCGATTTACTCCGACTGAGTAATCTTTCCCACACAACCCGACATGACAATGAAACTTGGCTGCTAAGTAATACTGTTATTGGAGAAGAATGCatctggaggaaaggaagaaaatttttaaaagaagttggTGAGACAATATGCAAAAGGTACCTGGTAACTGATGGGCAAAGGCACTGGTGGATACCGCAAGAACCAGATGTATTCTGGTCtgcagaaaagattaaaaacaaaaactgtgttttgaaCTCTGTTAAAAaactctggcagtgctgggaccAGGGAAACCCATACTCTGTCCTGCCACAAATTTCCAAATACTGGATCACAGCAGCAAGTATACAGCCTCACTTCTGGGAAGCACCACAGGATCTCTATTGGATCTGTGGTAACCGAGCTTACTCCAGTTTACCACCCCGCTGGAAAGGGAGCTGCACTCTTGGAGCCATTCAACCAAACTTCTTCCTGCTTGCTGAGAATGCAGGAGCCCACCTTGGAATTCCCCTTTACGACGAACTTACCCGCACCAAGAGACATGTAATAGGAGGGACCCAGagatggggagaggaagaaTGGCCAGCCGAGAGGATCCTAGAGACTTATGGACCCGCCACATGGCacaggatgggagctgggagtACCAAACTCCCATCTATATGCTAA